One stretch of Aquimarina sp. Aq107 DNA includes these proteins:
- a CDS encoding DUF4442 domain-containing protein → MKITPGKINTFTMFKLPSAWLCGVRVKQISESSCTVSVKHRWMNQNPFNSMFWAVQGMAAEMSTGAMVSGQIRESGKKISMLVANNNATFTKKATGRITFICNDGRLIKEAIQKTIKTGEGQTVWMKSIGTNKQGVEVSTFNFEWTIRLKTK, encoded by the coding sequence ATGAAGATTACACCAGGAAAAATTAACACCTTCACAATGTTCAAGTTACCCTCTGCTTGGCTCTGTGGTGTTCGTGTAAAACAAATTAGTGAATCTAGTTGCACTGTAAGCGTTAAGCATAGATGGATGAATCAAAATCCTTTTAATTCTATGTTTTGGGCAGTACAAGGTATGGCTGCAGAGATGAGTACAGGTGCCATGGTTTCTGGTCAAATTAGGGAAAGTGGCAAAAAAATATCCATGTTGGTAGCAAATAATAATGCAACTTTTACAAAAAAAGCCACAGGTAGGATCACATTTATTTGTAATGACGGTCGTTTGATTAAAGAAGCTATTCAAAAAACTATTAAAACTGGGGAGGGGCAAACTGTATGGATGAAATCTATAGGAACAAATAAACAAGGTGTTGAAGTTTCTACATTTAATTTTGAATGGACAATTAGATTAAAAACCAAGTAG
- a CDS encoding DUF4870 domain-containing protein, which produces MSTNNHNNIATFMHLGVFTKYFIPFGNFIVPILLWTTNKEKSDFIDEHGKEAINFQLSILLYTVILGMISFPFFMFNILGDASLFDIFNHNGLDLHFSSDGGFRTLIGASFVGVIALIGFFLEITFIISAAIKGNKGERYKYPLTIRFIK; this is translated from the coding sequence ATGTCAACTAACAACCATAATAACATAGCAACATTTATGCACTTAGGGGTGTTCACTAAGTACTTTATTCCATTCGGAAATTTTATTGTTCCCATACTTCTATGGACTACTAATAAAGAAAAATCCGATTTTATAGATGAACACGGAAAAGAAGCAATCAATTTTCAGTTGAGTATTTTGTTATACACTGTTATTTTAGGAATGATATCCTTTCCATTTTTTATGTTCAATATACTTGGAGACGCTTCTTTGTTCGATATTTTTAATCATAATGGATTAGATCTTCACTTTTCTAGTGATGGTGGATTTAGAACATTGATAGGTGCTTCTTTTGTAGGAGTTATTGCTTTAATTGGTTTCTTTTTAGAAATCACTTTTATCATCTCCGCTGCGATTAAAGGAAATAAAGGTGAGCGATATAAATACCCATTAACAATACGCTTTATAAAGTAA
- a CDS encoding PadR family transcriptional regulator: MKIENTKAQMRKGVLEYCILSILKDDDAYVAEILETLKDAKMLVVEGTIYPLLTRLKNAGLLSYRWEESTSGPPRKYYGLTETGKLFLKELNTTWDELQNAVTIVTKQKKKQK; the protein is encoded by the coding sequence ATGAAGATCGAAAACACAAAAGCGCAAATGCGCAAAGGTGTTCTGGAATATTGCATACTTTCAATTCTTAAGGACGATGATGCTTATGTAGCAGAGATTTTAGAGACCCTTAAAGATGCAAAGATGTTAGTTGTAGAAGGCACAATATATCCCCTACTAACCAGACTTAAAAATGCAGGCTTACTAAGCTATCGCTGGGAAGAGTCAACATCAGGACCACCACGTAAATATTATGGACTTACAGAAACAGGAAAACTTTTTCTTAAAGAATTAAACACTACTTGGGACGAATTACAAAATGCAGTAACCATAGTTACTAAACAAAAAAAGAAACAAAAATGA
- a CDS encoding PspC domain-containing protein, protein MNKTVNINLAGIFFHIDEDAYLKLQRYIQAIKRSFTDSQGRDEIIADIEARIAELFSEKIKDERQVIGIKEVDEVIEVMGQPEDYRLDEEIFEDEPKSSYQRTTKSKQLFRDTSNSYVGGVSSGLSHYLGIDPIWLRIAWILFTVFSSGAFILIYIAFWIFVPEAKSTADYLAMKGEAVNISNIEKKIKEGFNDVADKVKDVDYQKYSDKVKSGSTSFFDALGDVLLVVLKIFVKFIGVLLIIVAGITLISLFISLFTVGTFGFIETPFTEYIDVVNHPNIPLWLVSLLTLFAVGIPFFFLFILGLKIVINNLKSIGTPAKLALLAVWILSVIGLTVVGIRQATQEAYDAEVIEDSRNLNIQSSDTLTIKMVGNNRYVRGLYHRNDFKIKRDENDNKVIVIQDVEVLIKENREDSTPKLTIRKNAEGSSYDGAKERAAAIKYNYDIKGNTLLLDGYAITDYTNKYNDQEVEIIISIPEGMTIYADDNTSGFNNSWKYNDYLTIDGKEGKYLKLIDGKLTCQDCPKDEWQYNEWEDDDDRDSNDGVKININSDDDNANLKIDEDGVQIKSEEVDIKIDENGIKIKTDN, encoded by the coding sequence ATGAACAAGACAGTCAATATAAATTTAGCAGGCATATTTTTTCATATCGATGAAGACGCTTACTTAAAGCTGCAGCGCTATATTCAGGCGATAAAACGTTCGTTTACCGACTCTCAAGGTAGAGATGAAATTATCGCTGATATCGAAGCTAGAATAGCAGAACTTTTCAGTGAAAAAATAAAAGATGAAAGACAAGTAATAGGCATCAAAGAAGTTGATGAAGTAATCGAAGTAATGGGGCAACCCGAAGATTATAGATTGGATGAAGAAATTTTTGAAGATGAGCCAAAATCATCATATCAAAGAACTACTAAGTCTAAACAATTATTCAGAGATACTTCTAACTCATATGTAGGAGGTGTAAGTTCCGGATTAAGTCATTACTTAGGTATAGATCCTATTTGGTTAAGAATCGCTTGGATACTATTTACTGTATTCTCTAGTGGTGCATTTATTCTTATATATATAGCATTTTGGATTTTTGTGCCAGAAGCAAAAAGTACTGCAGATTACTTAGCTATGAAGGGTGAGGCAGTAAATATCAGTAACATTGAAAAAAAAATCAAGGAAGGATTTAATGATGTTGCAGATAAAGTTAAAGACGTAGATTATCAAAAATATAGTGATAAAGTAAAAAGTGGATCTACTAGTTTCTTTGACGCCCTTGGAGATGTACTATTAGTAGTATTAAAAATATTCGTAAAATTTATAGGTGTATTACTTATAATAGTTGCAGGTATTACTTTAATAAGTCTTTTTATTAGCTTATTTACTGTTGGTACTTTTGGATTTATAGAAACCCCTTTTACTGAATATATTGATGTAGTTAATCATCCTAACATCCCATTATGGCTAGTATCATTACTTACATTATTTGCTGTTGGTATTCCATTCTTCTTTTTATTCATTCTAGGATTAAAGATTGTTATCAATAATCTAAAATCAATAGGTACACCAGCCAAGTTAGCACTGTTAGCTGTTTGGATTCTATCCGTAATAGGACTAACCGTAGTAGGGATTCGTCAAGCTACTCAAGAAGCTTATGATGCCGAAGTAATCGAAGATTCGAGAAACTTAAACATACAATCAAGCGATACTTTAACTATAAAAATGGTTGGAAACAATAGATATGTAAGAGGATTATATCACCGAAATGATTTTAAAATAAAAAGAGATGAAAATGATAATAAGGTGATCGTAATTCAGGATGTAGAAGTTTTGATTAAAGAAAATAGAGAGGATTCAACACCAAAATTAACTATTAGAAAAAATGCAGAAGGAAGTAGTTATGATGGAGCAAAAGAAAGAGCCGCTGCAATCAAGTATAATTATGACATAAAAGGAAACACCTTATTATTAGATGGATATGCTATCACTGATTACACAAATAAGTACAATGATCAAGAAGTCGAAATCATAATTTCTATACCCGAAGGGATGACTATATATGCAGATGATAACACCTCTGGTTTTAATAACTCTTGGAAATACAATGATTATCTAACTATCGATGGTAAAGAAGGAAAATATCTAAAATTAATAGATGGAAAACTTACTTGCCAGGATTGTCCGAAAGATGAATGGCAATATAATGAATGGGAAGATGATGATGATAGAGATTCTAATGACGGGGTAAAAATTAATATCAATTCAGATGATGACAATGCCAATCTTAAAATTGACGAAGATGGAGTACAAATCAAAAGCGAAGAAGTAGACATAAAAATTGACGAGAACGGAATAAAAATCAAAACCGATAATTAA
- a CDS encoding head GIN domain-containing protein → MTTLTKIIVTLCLSALCCSCNIAFNGIRGQGDVIKKEKTINEDFNTIKSSRGLDVVLTNKKDRKVIIEANENLHQHIEVYVEGDILYITSDKNIYQADEKTVYVSYDKLGKISATSGARVTAQGAVVQKDLAISATSGADIELKVKAETLTTSVTSGAMMDLSGKVNNHNASATSGADIRASELLSLVSEAKATSGAMIRIHAKDQFTGKATSGANINYYGEPGKVDEVENSGGNVKRN, encoded by the coding sequence ATGACAACACTAACTAAAATAATTGTAACCTTATGTTTATCAGCATTATGTTGTTCTTGCAACATAGCCTTCAATGGAATTAGAGGTCAAGGAGATGTAATCAAAAAAGAAAAGACTATTAACGAAGACTTTAATACTATTAAATCAAGTCGAGGTTTAGATGTAGTCTTAACCAATAAAAAAGATAGAAAAGTAATTATTGAAGCCAACGAAAATTTACATCAACATATAGAAGTATATGTAGAAGGAGATATTTTATACATAACCTCTGATAAAAACATTTATCAAGCAGATGAAAAAACAGTATATGTATCATACGATAAATTAGGAAAAATATCCGCTACGAGTGGTGCTAGAGTAACTGCGCAAGGTGCAGTTGTACAAAAAGATCTTGCCATTAGCGCAACCAGTGGTGCGGATATTGAACTAAAAGTAAAAGCCGAAACACTTACTACATCAGTAACTAGCGGAGCAATGATGGATCTATCTGGCAAAGTAAATAATCATAATGCAAGCGCAACAAGTGGTGCAGATATTAGAGCTAGTGAATTATTGAGCTTAGTATCAGAAGCAAAAGCAACTAGTGGTGCGATGATTAGAATACATGCCAAAGATCAATTTACAGGAAAAGCAACTAGTGGTGCTAATATTAACTACTATGGAGAACCTGGAAAAGTTGACGAAGTAGAAAATTCTGGAGGAAATGTAAAAAGAAATTAA
- a CDS encoding DUF4440 domain-containing protein, which yields MLKTILSKTHKLLLIALIPSLLTAQNNSSLEETILELDKNFWKSYNTCNISTFKTFFVEDFEFYHDKGGLTSGLTKMMSSVENGLCNPENPRVRREVVEGSVQVYPLNNYGAIITGEHVFYVSEKGKKEKLAEIAKFTHVWQHKDEQWKMTRVLSYDHQPAQQNTDKKEISLSDNILNKYIGTYQGPQTGTVIITKKEQHLEINAGKMNAIVYPQTENLFFHKQSPLTFEFIQDKNSVVSKMIVRENGQIVEEAKKVK from the coding sequence ATGTTAAAAACAATTTTAAGTAAAACTCATAAACTTTTACTTATAGCATTAATTCCTTCACTTCTGACAGCACAAAATAATTCTTCATTAGAAGAAACAATTCTAGAACTCGATAAAAATTTCTGGAAATCCTACAACACCTGTAATATATCTACATTTAAAACTTTTTTTGTAGAAGATTTTGAGTTTTATCACGATAAAGGAGGGCTTACTTCTGGACTTACTAAAATGATGTCCAGTGTAGAAAATGGATTATGTAATCCAGAAAACCCAAGAGTTCGCAGAGAAGTTGTAGAAGGTAGTGTACAGGTATATCCTCTAAATAATTATGGTGCAATTATTACTGGAGAACATGTTTTTTATGTTTCAGAAAAAGGTAAAAAAGAAAAACTTGCTGAAATAGCTAAATTTACTCACGTTTGGCAACATAAAGATGAACAATGGAAAATGACCAGAGTTCTTAGTTACGATCACCAACCAGCGCAACAAAATACAGACAAAAAAGAAATTTCCTTATCGGATAATATCTTAAATAAATATATAGGAACCTACCAAGGGCCACAAACAGGAACTGTAATTATTACCAAAAAAGAGCAACATTTAGAAATAAATGCTGGCAAAATGAACGCAATAGTATACCCACAAACAGAAAATTTATTTTTTCATAAACAAAGCCCTCTCACCTTTGAGTTTATACAAGACAAGAACAGTGTAGTCTCAAAAATGATTGTACGCGAAAATGGACAGATTGTAGAAGAAGCGAAAAAAGTAAAATAA
- a CDS encoding GIN domain-containing protein, with protein sequence MRTWALSLLCLIGLGNLHAQKEKIKGNKIVVTEQKSVDAFHTIQLNDNFEVTLQEDSDNIISIEADSNLQEVINITVQDSILNIKSDKRIKRSKALNIKISYAQDLKKIVSFNKVQLKSTSLIKASNIRIESNDDSEMFLSIEADKTSSITNGKSNVDLHINANEAFYQVNDDSELKGIVEADSLKIDLYQKGYAKLEGKVTSMLLRADGNTDFYGEKLITEKTSIIAEGSSDCYLVANEEITIEAKDDSEIYLLGEPKINIPVFTNEAILYKKKIDYSPGLLKL encoded by the coding sequence ATGAGAACATGGGCACTTTCTTTATTATGCCTAATCGGTTTAGGAAACCTACACGCGCAAAAAGAGAAAATAAAAGGAAATAAAATTGTAGTTACTGAACAAAAATCAGTAGATGCTTTTCATACAATACAACTCAATGATAATTTTGAAGTAACATTACAAGAAGACAGTGATAATATAATATCTATTGAAGCAGATAGTAATTTACAGGAAGTAATTAATATAACTGTACAAGATAGCATCTTAAATATTAAGTCTGATAAAAGAATCAAACGCTCAAAAGCACTTAATATTAAAATCAGTTATGCTCAAGATTTAAAGAAGATAGTATCTTTTAATAAAGTACAACTTAAATCTACTTCTTTAATAAAAGCTTCTAACATAAGAATCGAAAGTAATGATGATTCTGAGATGTTTCTAAGTATTGAAGCTGACAAAACAAGTAGTATTACAAATGGCAAATCTAATGTTGATTTACATATAAATGCAAATGAAGCTTTTTATCAAGTAAATGATGACTCCGAACTTAAAGGTATCGTAGAAGCAGATAGCCTAAAAATAGATTTATATCAAAAAGGATATGCAAAATTAGAAGGAAAAGTAACTTCGATGCTATTAAGAGCAGATGGAAATACTGATTTCTATGGTGAAAAATTAATCACAGAAAAAACCTCAATAATTGCTGAAGGCTCTAGTGATTGTTATTTAGTTGCCAATGAAGAAATTACCATTGAAGCTAAGGATGATTCAGAAATCTATCTTCTGGGAGAACCAAAAATCAATATCCCTGTATTTACCAATGAAGCTATATTGTACAAGAAAAAAATAGATTATAGTCCTGGTTTACTCAAATTATAA
- the trxB gene encoding thioredoxin-disulfide reductase — MSDTIERIKCLIIGSGPAGYTAAIYAARADLKPIMYTGMEPGGQLTTTTEVDNFPGYPEGIDGPTMMVQLQQQAERFGTEVRIGMVTSVEFSKEVGGIHKVTVDNTKEIEAEAVIISTGATAKYLGLPSEQKLRGGGVSACAVCDGFFYKGQDVAIVGAGDTAAEEATYLANICSSVTMLVRKDFMRASKAMQHRVNNTPNLKVLYNTEVDEVLGDQVVDGLRMINNQTGDKSEISITGLFIAIGHKPNTDIFKDQIDMDDTGYIITEGKSTKTNIPGVFASGDVQDKEYRQAVTAAGTGCMAALDAERYLATIETSEEVSA, encoded by the coding sequence ATGTCAGATACTATAGAAAGAATAAAATGCCTTATTATAGGTTCAGGACCTGCAGGTTATACTGCAGCAATATATGCAGCCAGAGCAGATCTAAAACCAATTATGTACACCGGTATGGAGCCTGGAGGTCAGTTAACTACTACAACTGAAGTAGATAATTTTCCGGGATATCCGGAGGGAATCGATGGACCTACAATGATGGTGCAATTACAGCAACAAGCTGAGCGTTTTGGAACTGAAGTCCGAATAGGGATGGTTACTTCTGTCGAATTTAGTAAAGAAGTAGGAGGTATTCATAAAGTTACTGTTGATAATACGAAAGAGATCGAAGCAGAAGCTGTAATAATATCTACTGGTGCCACTGCTAAATATTTAGGTTTACCTAGCGAACAGAAATTACGAGGAGGTGGAGTTTCTGCCTGTGCAGTTTGTGATGGATTCTTTTATAAAGGACAAGATGTTGCTATTGTAGGAGCTGGTGATACTGCAGCAGAAGAGGCTACTTATTTGGCTAATATTTGTTCTAGTGTTACTATGCTTGTGCGTAAAGATTTTATGAGAGCTTCGAAAGCTATGCAACATCGTGTAAATAATACACCAAATCTTAAAGTGCTTTATAATACAGAAGTTGATGAGGTTCTAGGTGATCAGGTAGTAGATGGTTTGCGTATGATAAACAATCAAACTGGAGATAAATCTGAAATTTCAATAACAGGATTGTTTATAGCTATTGGTCATAAACCGAATACTGATATTTTTAAGGATCAGATTGATATGGATGATACTGGATATATTATTACCGAAGGTAAGTCTACAAAAACGAATATTCCTGGAGTATTTGCTTCTGGAGATGTTCAGGATAAAGAATATAGACAAGCAGTTACTGCTGCAGGTACTGGTTGTATGGCGGCATTGGATGCAGAAAGATATCTTGCTACGATAGAAACTAGTGAAGAAGTTTCTGCGTAA
- a CDS encoding trimeric intracellular cation channel family protein: MTLFDTLDILGTIAFAISGALSAMNRRFDLFGIFIIAFVTAIGGGTLRDVLIGATPVSWMQNTVNMYLIGGVTILAILFRNKIDYLKKSLFLFDTIGLGIFTIIGVETGIQTNLAPIVSIALGTMTGCFGGVIRDILCNEVPVIFRKEIYATASIAGGICFMILYTFNTPTNLVYITTTLLIIIIRLIVVKYQITLPMFTVINQKK; this comes from the coding sequence ATGACACTTTTCGATACTTTGGATATTTTAGGAACTATTGCTTTTGCTATTTCTGGAGCTTTAAGTGCGATGAATAGAAGATTCGATCTGTTTGGAATCTTTATTATTGCATTTGTCACAGCTATTGGTGGCGGAACTCTAAGAGATGTATTAATTGGTGCAACACCTGTATCCTGGATGCAAAACACTGTAAACATGTACTTGATCGGTGGAGTAACTATACTAGCTATATTGTTCCGAAATAAAATAGATTACCTAAAAAAGTCTCTTTTCTTATTTGATACTATAGGATTGGGTATTTTTACTATTATAGGAGTAGAAACAGGCATACAGACCAACCTAGCCCCTATTGTATCTATTGCATTAGGAACCATGACGGGATGTTTTGGAGGTGTTATTAGAGATATCCTATGTAATGAAGTTCCTGTAATTTTCAGGAAAGAAATTTATGCAACGGCATCTATTGCTGGAGGAATATGTTTTATGATTTTATATACTTTCAATACTCCCACTAATCTTGTGTATATAACTACTACCCTATTGATTATTATTATTCGTTTAATTGTTGTAAAATATCAAATAACACTGCCAATGTTTACTGTGATAAATCAAAAAAAGTAA